In the Colletotrichum higginsianum IMI 349063 chromosome 7 map unlocalized unitig_7, whole genome shotgun sequence genome, one interval contains:
- a CDS encoding Isopenicillin n synthase and related dioxygenase → MAAQDLPMDLPIIDLDVFLNEPRDSPAVREECAKAATALITYGALVLHDSRVAESDNTTFLDLLEDYFAQPAEDLKKDERPELSYQIGVTLENTEKPKCAVDEPCLQIIQRLAPSERPLDIGGHEPDPKCRFFWRMAENPPYETEFPGLNAPNVVPEAPHIRERWPPAMDKWGTSMKQAVTGLSKMAAVGLGLPADTFSDAAKYGPHLLAPTASDLVKYGKQDTILAGFHTDLNFLTIHGRSRYPGLHIWARNTGKKISVKIPEGNYLLVQAGKQLEHLTGGLIKAGFHEVVVNEKTLDVIERRKTQFPDRPLVRISSTFFFHLSSDFDITPIPQLAEQAQKVRAEQFNLGKDEGEEVVYKPMKVGNQVQEELKHIALMT, encoded by the exons ATGGCTGCGCAAGACCTTCCCATGGATCTCCCAATtatcgacctcgacgtcttccTGAACGAGCCGCGCGACTCGCCTGCCGTCCGCGAAGAGTGCGCAAAggccgccaccgccctcATCACCTATGGCGCTCTCGTGCTGCACGACTCTCGCGTCGCCGAATCCGACAACACCACATTCCTTGACCTTCTCGAGGACTACTTCGCACAACCCGCCGAAGACCTTAAGAAGGACGAGCGCCCAGAGCTTAGCTACCAGATTGGCGTGACCCTCGAGAACACGGAGAAGCCCAAGTGCGCTGTCGATGAACCTTGTCTGCAGATTATTCAGCGCCTTGCCCCTTCCGAGCGCCCTCTCGACATTGGCGGCCACGAACCCGATCCCAAGTGTCGCTTCTTTTGGCGCATGGCCGAAAACCCGCCCTATGAGACCGAGTTCCCCGGGCTCAACGCGCCCAACGTCGTCCCGGAAGCCCCGCACATCCGCGAGCGTTGGCCGCCTGCCATGGACAAGTGGGGGACATCGATGAAGCAGGCAGTCACCGGCCTCTCCAAGATGGCGGCTGTTGGCCTGGGCCTGCCCGCCGACACTTTcagcgacgccgccaagtACGGACCTCATCTCCTGGCACCGACGGCTTCGGATCTGGTCAAGTACGGCAAGCAGGACACCATTCTGGCCGGCTTCCACACGGACCTAAACTTCCTCACCATTCACGGCCGTTCGCGGTACCCAGGCCTGCACATCTGGGCGCGCAACACGGGCAAGAAGATTTCCGTCAAGATCCCCGAGGGCAACTACCTCTTGGTCCAGGCCGGAAAGCAGCTGGAGCATCTGACGGGAGGCCTCATCAAGGCGGGCTTCCACGAGGTCGTGGTCAACGAGAAGACACTTGACGTGATTGAGCGCCGCAAAACCCAATTCCCGGACCGCCCGCTCGTCcgcatctcgtcgacgttCTTCTTCCACCTGTCATCCGACTTCGATATCACACCGATCCCCCAGCTGGCGGAGCAGGCACAAAAGGTCCGGGCTGAGCAGTTCAACCTGGGCAAggacgaaggcgaggaggtggtgTATAAGCCCATGAAGGTGGGAAACCAAGTGCAAGA AGAGCTCAAGCACATTGCCCTGATGACATGA
- a CDS encoding NAD dependent epimerase/dehydratase, translating to MSRHVLILGGHGKVSQFLTPLLLKKSWTVTSVIRAQEQVPAIEKLGAGQAGKLNVLVRSIEDVSDQAKAQAILDEVKPDTIVWSAGAGGKGNPERTFAIDRDAAIYFVKAAVATPSIKKFILVSYLSSRRTKPTWWSDQAWQDAQEGNKKLANYFQAKVAADEVLWQESKKRADFSGVSLRPGALTEAPAGNVEFGRTKGVKGSSSRESVAEVAALIAENDAFATSWVDHLDGDEDPKAAVDRVAREKVDVAEGEEFYKA from the exons ATGAGCAGACacgtcctcatcctcggcggccacggcaAGGTCTCGCAGTTCCTCACCCCGCTCCTCCTCAAGAAGTCGTGGACCGTCACGAGCGTCATCCGCGCCCAGGAGCAGGTCCCCGCcatcgagaagctcggcgccggtcaGGCCGGCAAGCTCAACGTGCTCGTCCGCAGCATCGAGGACGTCTCCGACCAGGCCAAGGCCCAggccatcctcgacgaggtgAAGCCCGACACCATCGTCTGGAGCGCAG GTGCCGGTGGAAAGGGAAACCCCGAGAGA ACGTTCGCCATCGAtcgcgacgccgccatctacttcgtcaaggccgccgtcgcgacCCCCTCGATCAAGAAGTTCATCCTCGTCTCCTACCTCAGCTCCCGACGGACCAAGCCCACCTGGTGGTCTGATCAGGCCTGGCAGGACGCCCAGGAGGGCAACAAGAAGCTTGCCAACTACTTCCAGGCCaaggttgccgccgacgaggtcctcTGGCAGGAGTCTAAGAAGCGCGCTGATTTCTCCGGCGTCAGCCTGCGTCCGGGCGCGCTGACCGAGGCGCCCGCCGGCAACGTCGAGTTCGGCAGGACAAAGGGCGTCAAGGGCTCGTCGAGCAGAGAatccgtcgccgaggtcgccgccctcatcgccgagaACGACGCCTTCGCGACGTCATGGGTCGACcatctcgacggcgatgaagacCCCAAGGCAGCCGTCGACAGGGTTGCTAGAGAGAAGgtggacgtcgccgagggcgaggagtTCTACAAGGCTTGA
- a CDS encoding Homoaconitase, mitochondrial — MATSDRRSFSLSRVTQSSLTDAPAEKKTPQTLTEKIVQRHAVGLPEGKVVRSGDYVQIEPSRCMSHDNTWPIAKKFMSMGATRIKDPSQLVFALDHDVQNKSESNLKKYEQIEAFAKAHGVPFFPAGYSIGHQVMVEELFVWPGKMCVASDSHSNTYGALANLGLAVVRADAAGIWVTGKSWFQVPPVAKVTFTGTLPSGVTGKDVIVALCGLFKSDVLNHAVEFTGSEETMASLSIDNRLTISNMSTEWSALAAMFPMDQTLKRWLRYKATEAAMFPDRTTKERVTHEKIDELYANPVQPDPGAHYAKQLYLNLSTLSPYISGPNSVKISTPLSDLAPEKIKVDKAYIVSCTNSRASDLAAAAKVFQDAAKANGGKIPKIAEGVKLYVAAASTREQEIAEDEGSWQTLLEAGSIPLPASCGPCIGLGTGLLEDGEVGISASNRNFKGRMGSRNALAYLASPEVVAASALSGVISGTGVYEVPENYAGVEFGYGTGAPATTESQLGNVLEQLESLIDRAESSVGNSDAETTTTQILPGFPEKISGEIVFCDADNLDTDNIYPGKSATSSGEGSLLTSKVQESTHTRTTLRQRVWPTSACRTMIRISKSSPNPTISSSLDSTLAVDPRESKPRPRSWPSRSRSLWQVALEASSPATASTTRCWAWRSPVSLSAYAPLLARTKCSHVELSGH; from the exons ATGGCGACCTCCGACCGACGATCGTTCTCGCTTTCCCGAGTTACACAGTCCTCTCTCACGGATGCcccggccgagaagaagacacCGCAGACGTTGACGGAAAAGATTGTGCAGCGCCATGCTGTCGGTCTTCCGGAGGGAAAGGTCGTTCGGAGCGGCGACTACGTACAGATCGAGCCCTCCCGTTGCATGTCTCACGACAACACCTGGCCTATCGCCAAGAAATTCATGTCAATGGGCGCTACTCGTATCAAGGACCCGTCGCAGCTGGTTTTCGCTCTCGATCACGACGTACAGAACAAGAGCGAGTCCAACCTGAAGAAGTATGAGCAG ATTGAGGCATTCGCGAAAGCGCACGGCGTTCCTTTCTTCCCCGCCGGCTACTCGATCGGTCACCAAGTCATG GTCGAAGAGCTCTTTGTCTGGCCAGGCAAGATGTGCGTGGCTTCAGATTCCCACAGCAATACCTACGGTGCGCTCGCGAatctcggcctcgctgtTGTTAGAGCAGACGCAGCAGGAATCTGGGTTACCGGAAAGAGCTGGTTTCAGGTCCCTCCCGTTGCGAAGGTAACCTTTACCGGGACATTGCCTTCAGGTGTCACTGGAAAAGACGTCATCGTGGCGTTGTGTGGGTTATTCAAGAGCGATGTCCTGAACCACGCGGTTGAGTTTACCGGCTCCGAGGAGACAATGGCCAGTCTCTCGATTGACAATAGATTGACCATCAGCAACATGTCCACCGAATGGTCTGCCTTGGCAGCGATG TTCCCTATGGACCAGACTCTAAAGCGCTGGCTACGGTACAAGGCCACAGAGGCAGCCATGTTTCCGGACCGGACAACCAAAGAGCGGGTTACGCATGAAAAGATTGACGAGCTTTACGCCAACCCTGTTCAGCCTGACCCCGGAGCTCACTACGCCAAGCAACTCTACCTCAACCTCTCGACTCTTTCGCCTTACATTTCGGGTCCTAACTCTGTCAAAATCTCAACGCCACTGAGCGACCTTGCCCCCGAGAAAATCAAGGTGGACAAGGCATACATTGTGTCTTGTACCAATTCCCGCGCCTCCGATCTCGCTGCAGCTGCCAAGGTCTTCCAAGACGCGGCGAAGGCCAATGGTGGCAAGATCCCTAAGAttgccgagggcgtcaagcTTTATGTTGCAGCAGCTTCGACTCGCGAGCAGGAGATTGCAGAAGACGAAGGTAGCTGGCAGACTCTACTTGAGGCTGGGAGCATCCCGCTCCCGGCTTCCTGCGGACCCTGCATTGGACTGGGGACCGGCCTGTTGGAGGACGGCGAAGTGGGAATATCGGCCTCAAACCGGAACTTCAAGGGGCGTATGGGGTCTCGCAATGCTCTTGCCTATCTTGCCAGCCCCGAGGTCGTGGCTGCTAGCGCGCTCAGCGGCGTCATCTCGGGCACGGGTGTGTATGAGGTCCCGGAAAACTACGCTGGCGTGGAGTTTGGTTACGGCACTGGTGCACCAGCGACCACGGAAAGCCAGCTCGGCAATGTCTTGGAACAACTCGAATCTCTCATCGACCGGGCCGAGTCTTCCGTAGGCAACAGCGACGCAGAGACTACCACTACTCAGATCCTTCCAGGCTTTCCTGAGAAGATTAGCGGCGAGATCGTATTCTGCGATGCTGACAACCTCGACACCGACAACATTTACCCAGGGAAGTCTGCCACAAGCTCGGGAGAAGGTTCGCTGCTAACTAGCAAGGTACAGGAAAGTACACATACCAGGACGACATTACGACAGAGGGTATGGCCAACGTCTGCATGTCGAACTATGATCCGAATTTCAAAGTCATCACCAAACCCAACGATATCCTCGTCTCTGGATTCAACTTTGGCTGTGGATCCTCGAGAGAGCAAGCCGCGACCTCGATCCTGGCCAAGCAGATCCCGCTCGTTGTGGCAGGTAGCTTTGGAAGCATCTTCTCCCGCAACAGCGTCAACAACGCGCTGCTGGGCTTGGAGGTCCCCCGTCTCATTGAGCGCCTACGCGCCACTTTTGGCTCGGACAAAGTGCTCACACGTCGAACTCAGTGGACACTGA
- a CDS encoding Phosphoinositide phospholipase C has product MASLTSKFANLNPFSKSAPEDDEELGDATDNTTLAGGGHAARDSELKHRLRVSRALRSFLVDQGIISSSDANLNSDHPSPALQALVDKPHISVPRELLDRSHPLPEYFISSSHNTYLLAHQLFGDSSAEAYSETLHAGARCVEIDAWDNPDNKDEPKVTHGYTLVSNIPFRTVCETIRDVVDQEAKAPEPAAPILLSLENHCDPEGQLRLVQIMRGVFGDRLLSRSVREKGHAEQDGQGDHVRLEELGSKIVVIVEYHFPGEPDDSSSSSSDSDDEEEKKARHDYKAKKKEIPPSLIIPELEELGVYAQSVKPVNNSWYEEVLQDAPHHHLINVSESGLASHLPEATHKISRHNAHHLMRVFPKGTRISSKNLHPVPFWGVGAQICALNWQTFGASMQINEALFSGSEGYVLKPAELRAGGSGRLGNGTKKKLRLHVGGATDVPIPSGRDDDETIRPYLTCTLVHPHDLAINPPKRKTAGYKQHKLTGFLHKGENPPPTDPLWNEVLEWEYQDNEMVFLRMLVKSDDSFSKNPILAVGAVRLLYTIPGWVFIRMLDLKGRETKCSILVRFEFVDA; this is encoded by the coding sequence ATGGCTTCTCTCACGTCAAAGTTCGCCAATCTGAACCCTTTCTCCAAGTCGGCccccgaggacgatgaggagctcggcgatgCGACCGACAACACCACCCTTGCCGGCGGTGGCCACGCCGCCCGTGACTCGGAACTGAAGCACCGCCTGCGCGTGAGTCGTGCCCTCCGCTCCTTTCTCGTCGACCAAGGGATCATCTCGTCCAGCGACGCAAATCTCAACTCGGATCACCCCAGCCCGGCGCTgcaggccctcgtcgacaagcCTCACATCAGCGTGCCGCGCGAGCTCTTAGACAGGTCTCACCCGCTTCCCGAGTACTTCATCAGCTCCAGCCACAACACCTACCTCTTGGCCCATCAGCTCTTTGGAGACTCCTCGGCAGAGGCCTACAGCGAGACGTTACATGCCGGCGCGCGCTGTGTCGAGATCGACGCCTGGGACAACCCCGACAACAAAGACGAGCCCAAGGTCACCCACGGCTACACCTTGGTCTCCAACATCCCCTTCCGGACCGTCTGTGAGACCAtccgcgacgtcgtcgaccaaGAAGCCAAGGCACCCGAGCCCGCCGCACCCATCCTGCTGTCCCTGGAAAACCACTGCGACCCCGAAGGCCAGCTACGCCTGGTCCAGATCATGAGAGGCGTCTTCGGGGACCGCCTTCTTAGTCGAAGCGTGCGAGAAAAGGGCCATGCCGAGCAAGACGGCCAGGGCGACCACGTCCGCCTGGAAGAGCTGGGCAGCAAAattgtcgtcatcgtcgagtaCCACTTCCCCGGCGAGCCCGACGACAGCAGCTCGAGCTCAAGCGACagtgacgacgaagaggagaaaaaggCCCGCCACGATTACAAGGCCAAAAAGAAGGAAatccctccttccctcatCATCCCGGAGCTGGAAGAGCTCGGCGTCTACGCTCAGTCCGTCAAACCCGTCAACAACTCTTGGTATGAAGAAGTTCTACAGGACGcacctcaccaccacctgATCAATGTTTCCGAGTCCGGCCTGGCCTCCCATCTGCCCGAGGCTACCCACAAGATCTCCCGCCACAACGCCCACCACCTCATGCGTGTCTTCCCCAAGGGCACCCGCATCTCGTCCAAGAACCTGCATCCCGTCCCTTTTTGGGGCGTGGGCGCCCAAATCTGCGCCCTCAACTGGCAAACCTTTGGCGCTTCGATGCAGATCAACGAAGCCCTGTTCAGCGGCTCCGAAGGTTACGTCCTCAAGCCCGCCGAGCTCCGGGCCGGCGGCTCGGGCAGGCTCGGCAACggcaccaagaagaagctgcggctccacgtcggcggcgcgacgGACGTTCCCATACCCTCCGGccgcgacgatgacgagaccATCAGGCCTTACCTCACCTGCACGCTCGTCCACCCCCACGACCTGGCGATCAACCCCCCTaagaggaagacggccggATACAAGCAGCATAAGCTCACCGGCTTCCTCCACAAGGGCGAGAACCCCCCGCCCACCGACCCCTTGTGGAACGAGGTGCTGGAGTGGGAGTACCAGGACAACGAGATGGTCTTCCTGCGGATGCTCGTCAAGAGCGACGACAGCTTTTCGAAAAACCCCATCCTGGCTGTCGGGGCGGTGCGGCTACTCTACACCATTCCCGGCTGGGTCTTCATCCGCATGCTGGATCTGAAGGGAAGAGAGACCAAGTGCTCCATCCTGGTCAGATTCGAATTTGTGGACGCGTGA
- a CDS encoding Tetraspanin: MMGNPGIVFILITLGLLTTAIIVHVSSTNLFLPTAPFLSILPILLPIIGTINAFYYPRLLFNASRSTARAEQLFPTIIQTLQGILTTAIAVLLLQSALPGDDLNCALSTRWQRMFSAKDESSIRSIQDSLDCCGLNSVKDRGWPFAGNVRCAERFSRDTPCVGPWREATVRNSAIDLGIVLAVGVLQVLTLLFMQSASNWRHAWWAQGWSHLSERPIEERERIRPLLTAAAAAAVETAQNDSGDESDVPVSYRDLSPRYGTTDEGYRGRPRAASGRIEPSSLRNVWGGD; this comes from the exons ATGATGGGCAATCCGGGCATTGTGTTCATCTTG ATCACCCTCGGGCTCTTGACGACGGCCAT CATCGTCCATGTCTCGAGCACCAACCTCTTCCTCCCGACCGCTCCCTTCCTGTCTATTCTTCCCATCCTGCTGCCCATCATCGGCACCATCAACGCCTTCTACTACCCGCGTCTGCTCTTCAACGCGAGCCGTTCCACGGCCCGCGCCGAGCAGCTCTTCCCCACAATCATCCAGACTCTGCAGGGCATCCTAAccaccgccatcgccgtcctcctgTTGCAGTCCGCCCTGCCCGGAGATGACTTGAACTGCGCTCTATCCACCCGCTGGCAGCGCATGTTTTCCGCCAAGGACGAGTCCTCCATTCGAAGCATCCAGGATAGCCTCGACTGCTGCGGCCTGAACAGCGTCAAGGACCGCGGCTGGCCGTTCGCCGGCAATGTCCGATGCGCTGAAAGGTTCAGTCGCGACACGCCCTGCGTTGGCCCGTGGCGTGAGGCGACCGTGAGGAACTCGGCCATCGATCTTGGCATCGTCCTGGCCGTCGGTGTCTTGCAG GTCCTCACTTTGCTCTTCATGCAGAGCGCCAGCAACTGGAGGCACGCTTGGTGGGCACAAGGCTGGAGCCATCTATCCGAACGTCCCATCGAGGAGCGCGAGCGCATCCGACCTCTTCTcaccgctgctgctgctgccgccgtcgaaaCAGCGCAGAACGACAGCGGTGATGAATCGGACGTGCCAGTCTCCTACCGCGACCTCAGTCCGCGCTACGGTACCACAGATGAGGGCTACCGGGGTCGACCTCGCGCCGCCTCTGGCCGCATCGAACCATCGTCTTTGAGGAATGTCTGGGGGGGCGACTAA
- a CDS encoding Cytochrome P450 translates to MDNSARDRDSLLSKPLSILVPLTLVSFLGIYLLLSRLRYARQRHSNLPLPPGPPRLPIVGNLFNSPFHLRWLTHYQWRHIYGPVVHFKVGRQSTIVLTTVEAAHELLNKRASKYSDRSFGYMTTEMVTKGYNMLFRRYDSQLRLHQRLHSHGLNPRSAALYEPIQDMESLQLLNDMLSQGKLKSDSSGGEKEMDGVAPQNPHWDFRRASASSISLVIWGYRLMKGHPGTKEQMDFFDTNPTAAVAGGPVPLIDTFTWLKHVPYLISPWKRAGEKYHQSEAEHHVSNFRRALRQPGYNISKQIANGVERLGAGTSEAEMAWIAATLTLANSETTVSILSWFVVAMVTYPHMMRKAQAMLDEVVGQQRLPVYEDRARLPYIDAMIEEVMRWRPILPAGMDHAAAEEDEYMGYRIPAGATVVASQWAITRDKAVFGADNDDFRPERWLEGQDLPKISFGYGRRLCPGRHVGRDGLWILYARLLWAFEMEAPTDAATGKKVVIDPMDMPPLGIVIAPKPFEALFKPRGEWVEELVHGGLERSAKGVENLMEQIGAAKGLQ, encoded by the coding sequence ATGGATAACTCTGCCAGAGACCGCGACAGTTTGCTCTCCAAGCCACTGTCCATACTCGTTCCCTTGACGCTCGTCTCATTCTTGGGCATTTATCTGCTCCTCTCCCGTCTCCGCTATGCTCGCCAGCGGCATTCAAATCTGCCTCTCCCACCGGGGCCACCTCGACTCCCCATTGTCGGCAATCTCTTCAACAGCCCATTCCACCTCAGGTGGCTGACGCATTACCAATGGAGACACATCTACGGCCCGGTGGTTCACTTCAAGGTGGGAAGGCAGTCCACCATCGTCCTGACAACAGTCGAAGCGGCCCACGAGCTTCTCAACAAGCGCGCCAGCAAGTACTCGGACCGGTCGTTCGGCTACATGACTACTGAGATGGTCACAAAGGGATACAACATGCTCTTCCGCCGATACGACTCACAGCTCCGCCTTCACCAACGCCTCCACTCCCACGGGTTGAACCCTCGCTCCGCAGCGCTTTACGAGCCTATCCAGGACATGGAGTCCCTCCAGCTTCTCAACGACATGCTTTCCCAAGGCAAGCTGAAATCAGATTCGAGCGGCGGGGAAAAAGAGATGGACGGCGTAGCGCCGCAAAACCCTCACTGGGATTTCCGAcgcgcctcggccagcagcaTAAGCTTGGTCATATGGGGATACCGCTTGATGAAGGGACACCCCGGGACGAAAGAGCAGATGGACTTCTTCGACACCAACCCCACGGCGGCGGTTGCGGGGGGCCCTGTTCCCCTGATCGACACCTTCACCTGGCTCAAGCACGTCCCCTACCTCATCTCGCCGTGGAAACGGGCGGGCGAGAAGTACCACCAAAGCGAGGCCGAGCACCACGTGTCGAACTTCCGCCGGGCGCTGAGGCAGCCCGGATACAACATCAGCAAGCAGATCGCCAACGGCGTGGAGCGGCTCGGGGCGGGGACGAGCGAGGCGGAGATGGCGTGGATCGCGGCGACGCTGACGCTGGCCAACAGCGAGACGACCGTGTCGATCCTGAGCtggttcgtcgtcgccatggtCACGTACCCGCACATGATGCGCAAGGCGCAGGCCATgctggacgaggtcgtcggccagcAGAGGTTACCCGTGTACGAGGACAGGGCGCGGCTGCCGTACATCGACGCCATGATCGAGGAGGTCATGCGGTGGCGGCCGATCCTCCCCGCCGGGATGGACcacgccgcggccgaggaggacgagtACATGGGCTACCGGATCCCCGCGGGGGCCACCGTCGTGGCGTCGCAGTGGGCCATCACGCGGGAcaaggccgtcttcggcgcGGACAACGACGACTTCCGGCCGGAGAGGTGGCTCGAGGGCCAGGATCTGCCCAAGATCTCGTTCGGGTACGGACGACGGCTGTGCCCGGGGAGACACGTGGGACGGGACGGCCTATGGATCCTGTATGCGCGGCTGCTCTGGGCGTTCGAGATGGAGGCGCCGACTGACGCGGCCACGGGGAAGAAGGTGGTGATTGACCCGATGGACATGCCGCCGTtgggcatcgtcatcgcccccAAGCCGTTCGAGGCGCTGTTCAAGCCCAGGGGAGAGTGGGTGGAGGAGCTGGTCCACGGCGGGCTCGAGAGGAGCGCGAAGGGTGTTGAGAACCTCATGGAACAGATTGGGGCAGCCAAAGGGCTTCAGTGA
- a CDS encoding Fg-gap repeat family protein → MRFLSLLSTSITLSCALPALAARPLENLGRGVVAVRASEKDTLVTWRLLGLDPDGIGFNVYRDTGSSPTKLNSEVLTGGTNFVDSTSVADEVNTYFVRPVVDGKEQDASGSFSLPAKNPIEPIVRVPIRSGGAVKFVWVGDLNGDGEWDYVLDRQTSPQTIEAYTGNGTFLWELNLGPNSENQNNIEPGPSAVNLGHWDGVTVFDFDSDGRAEVAVRIANGVKFGDGTTFDEGESDNHQFMAIIDGRTGALRASAPVPTTYISDGPVAARLGAGFLDGDTPHLVAYLKNRIGSAGFNLMFVAWTFDGASLTQKWKWDRGDKDFPDGHNTRIIDVDGDGRDEVLEIGFALNGDGTERYSLAGQGVVHGDRFHLAKIDPTREGLQGYGVQQRNPSFLYEYYYDGSTGDMIWKHSGDSENDVGRGMVGDIDPTHPGMEVWSFSGLYNAKEDALTNAETADAALAPWPHLGIWWDGDELLELFNDGKFEKWDWENPSASNGLPRILRVSDFGGAPYGRNPAFIGDILGDWREEVIVTNAAADELLVFTTDKPSDIRLYTLAHNPAYRNAMTLKGYVQSHHVDYFLGKGMETPPRPNIRYAGAR, encoded by the coding sequence ATGAGGTTTCTGTCGTTACTTTCAACTTCAATCACGTTGTCATGTGCCCTCCCTGCACTGGCGGCGCGGCCGCTGGAAAACCTCGGCCGTGGCGTGGTGGCCGTCCGCGCAAGTGAGAAAGACACTCTAGTTACCTGGAGACTGCTCGGACTCGATCCCGATGGGATCGGCTTCAACGTCTACCGCGACACAggcagctcgccgacgaAGCTCAATAGCGAGGTGCTCACTGGCGGCACCAACTTCGTCGACTCTACCTCTGTTGCGGACGAGGTCAACACCTACTTTGTACGGCCAGTCGTCGATGGCAAGGAGCAGGATGCCAGTGGTTCCTTCAGCCTGCCTGCCAAGAACCCAATCGAACCAATCGTCCGAGTCCCGAtccgcagcggcggcgctgtCAAGTTCGTCTGGGTGGGCGACCTcaatggcgacggcgagtgGGACTACGTCCTCGACCGGCAGACTTCGCCCCAGACCATCGAGGCCTATACGGGCAACGGGACCTTTCTCTGGGAGCTCAACCTGGGCCCGAACAGCGAGAACCAGAACAACATCGAGCCCGGGCCCTCGGCCGTCAACCTCGGACACTGGGACGGCGTCACCGTGTTCGATTTCGACAGCGACGGacgcgccgaggtcgccgtgaggatcgccaacggcgtcaagtttggcgacggcacgacgttcgacgagggcgagagTGACAACCACCAGTTCatggccatcatcgacgggCGAACGGGCGCTCTCCGCGCCTCGGCCCCGGTCCCCACGACTTACATCTCCGACGGCCCggtcgccgcccgcctggGCGCCGGGTTTCTCGATGGAGACACGCCGCATCTGGTGGCGTACTTGAAGAACCGCATCGGGTCCGCCGGCTTCAACCTCATGTTCGTCGCCTGGACCTTTGACGGCGCCTCCCTCACGCAGAAGTGGAAGTGGGACCGCGGCGACAAGGACTTCCCCGACGGCCACAACACgcgcatcatcgacgtcgacggggaCGGCCGGGACGAGGTCCTGGAGATCGGCTTCGCGctcaacggcgacggcacggAACGATACAgcctcgccggccagggcGTCGTCCACGGCGACCGCTTCCACCTCGCCAAGATCGACCCGACCCGCGAGGGTCTCCAGGGGTACGGCGTGCAGCAGAGGAACCCGTCCTTCCTGTACGAGTACTACTACGACGGGTCGACGGGGGACATGATCTGGAAGCACTCGGGCGACAGCGAGAACGACGTCGGCCGCGGCATGGTCGGCGACATCGACCCGACGCACCCGGGCATGGAGGTGTGGTCGTTCTCCGGGCTGTACAACGCCAAGGAGGACGCCCTCACGAacgccgagacggcggacgccgcgctggcgccgtgGCCTCACCTCGGCATCTGGtgggacggcgacgagctgctggagctgtTCAACGACGGCAAGTTCGAGAAGTGGGACTGGGAGAACCCGAGCGCTTCCAACGGCCTGCCCCGGATCCTCCGCGTGAGCGACTTCGGCGGCGCGCCGTACGGGCGGAACCCGGCCTTCATCGGCGACATCCTCGGGGACTGGCGGGAGGAGGTCATCGTCACcaacgcggcggcggacgagctGCTCGTCTTCACGACGGACAAGCCGAGCGACATCCGCCTGTACACGCTGGCGCACAACCCGGCGTACCGCAACGCCATGACGCTGAAGGGGTACGTGCAGTCGCATCACGTCGACTACTTCCTCGGCAAGGGCATggagacgccg